The Deltaproteobacteria bacterium genome window below encodes:
- a CDS encoding endo alpha-1,4 polygalactosaminidase: protein MTRVAVALASLLLACGGPGLDPNVEPVTEGEWVRPDRSTTWQWQLDGTIDTAYDVQLYDVDLFETPQATIDALHEQGRTVICYFSAGSSETYRPDYDRFTGRDKGWKLDGWAGERWLDVRSPNVLAIMLDRLDLAVDKRCDGVEPDNMDGFLNRTGFRLSADNQLGYNRRLANEAHERGLAIALKNEGDQARELVDYYDFSLNEECHHYDECGQLQPFLDADKPILNVEYPGSEAKALAREDELCARAQAAGTTTLLMPLELDDRFRVACDGD from the coding sequence GTGACGCGCGTCGCCGTCGCACTGGCGTCGCTGCTGCTCGCCTGCGGCGGGCCCGGCCTCGATCCGAACGTCGAGCCGGTGACCGAGGGCGAGTGGGTGCGGCCCGATCGCAGCACCACCTGGCAGTGGCAGCTCGACGGCACCATCGACACCGCCTACGACGTCCAGCTCTACGACGTCGATCTCTTCGAGACGCCGCAGGCCACCATCGACGCCCTGCACGAGCAGGGCCGCACGGTCATCTGCTACTTCTCGGCCGGCTCGTCGGAGACCTATCGGCCCGACTACGATCGCTTCACCGGGCGCGACAAGGGCTGGAAGCTCGATGGCTGGGCCGGTGAGCGCTGGCTCGACGTGCGCTCGCCCAATGTGCTTGCCATCATGCTCGATCGGCTCGACCTCGCGGTCGACAAGCGTTGCGACGGCGTCGAGCCCGACAACATGGACGGCTTCCTCAATCGCACGGGTTTTCGGCTGAGCGCCGACAACCAGCTCGGCTACAACCGCAGGCTCGCCAACGAGGCCCACGAGCGCGGGCTGGCGATCGCGCTCAAGAACGAGGGCGATCAGGCGCGCGAGCTGGTCGACTACTACGACTTCAGCCTCAACGAAGAGTGTCACCACTACGACGAGTGCGGGCAGCTGCAGCCGTTCCTCGACGCCGACAAACCGATCTTGAACGTCGAGTATCCCGGCAGCGAGGCCAAGGCGCTCGCGCGCGAGGACGAGCTGTGCGCGCGGGCGCAGGCGGCGGGCACCACCACGCTGTTGATGCCGCTCGAGCTCGACGATCGCTTCCGCGTGGCCTGCGACGGCGACTAG
- a CDS encoding alpha/beta fold hydrolase has product MPFHAAPPLPQRLAELMPLPRGDFELERGRHAGREIHYVDAGPRDADAIVMIHGNPTWSFLWRKVIAALPQRRCVAPDLLGFGLSSRLPHLADHTVDGHADAIAQVLEALQLRSFVLVGQDWGGPIAACVGARLPDRVRGLVFANTSVVVPERPKGTWFHRFARMRGISEVAFIGLGMPQRVLWSVQGDRSSMRGATGSAYTWPLRRFRDRVGPLALARMVPDSIAHPSVDALRRGQAFVAGFGGPAALVWGTKDPILGRALERHRRLLPQAEVTVTQAGHFLQEEVPEALVTAIEGVWRRADAARSATGN; this is encoded by the coding sequence ATGCCATTCCACGCCGCGCCCCCCCTGCCCCAACGACTCGCCGAGCTCATGCCCCTGCCGCGCGGCGACTTCGAGCTCGAGCGCGGCCGTCATGCCGGGCGCGAGATCCACTACGTCGACGCCGGCCCCCGCGACGCCGATGCGATCGTGATGATCCACGGCAACCCCACGTGGTCGTTCCTGTGGCGCAAGGTGATCGCCGCGCTGCCGCAGCGGCGCTGCGTCGCGCCCGACCTGCTCGGCTTCGGGCTGTCGTCGCGGCTGCCCCACCTCGCCGATCACACCGTCGACGGCCACGCCGACGCGATCGCGCAGGTGCTCGAGGCGCTCCAGCTGCGCAGCTTCGTGCTGGTCGGGCAGGACTGGGGCGGACCGATCGCGGCCTGTGTCGGCGCGCGCCTGCCCGATCGCGTGCGCGGCCTCGTGTTCGCGAACACCTCGGTGGTGGTACCCGAGCGGCCCAAGGGCACGTGGTTCCATCGCTTCGCGCGCATGCGCGGCATCTCGGAGGTCGCGTTCATCGGCCTCGGCATGCCGCAGCGGGTGCTGTGGAGCGTGCAGGGTGATCGCAGCAGCATGCGCGGCGCGACCGGCTCGGCGTACACGTGGCCGCTGCGACGGTTCCGCGATCGCGTGGGACCACTGGCGCTGGCGCGCATGGTGCCGGACTCGATCGCGCACCCCAGCGTCGACGCGCTGCGCCGCGGCCAGGCCTTCGTGGCCGGCTTCGGCGGACCGGCCGCGCTGGTGTGGGGCACGAAGGATCCGATCCTCGGCCGCGCGCTCGAACGCCACCGGCGCCTGCTGCCCCAGGCCGAGGTCACCGTCACGCAGGCGGGCCACTTCCTGCAGGAAGAGGTGCCCGAGGCCCTGGTCACCGCGATCGAAGGGGTGTGGCGCCGTGCCGACGCGGCACGATCGGCGACCGGGAACTGA
- a CDS encoding enoyl-CoA hydratase/isomerase family protein, which produces MSTETTKNGMATLAFDDATGVATITLAMEGKVNKINDDFGATLHEALTWAKARAGLRGVILASGHKDFCVGADIERLYRERSAATMAARLKDLNGMYRALETLGVPVVAALTGSALGGGYELALACHRRIALDDARVQVGLPEVGLGVLPGAGGTQRLPRLVGIQTALEHIAQGKIVRAPKAVKVGMVDELAASPEALRTQAVAWIHANKSFKQPWDRGAPIPGPQPGSAEARQIFMAASAMLRKKTAGVFPAPELAISAVQEGLPLSFDRAIEIESRYFTKLAISDQAKDMIRTLWFHRTAAEKHDGLPKVEDAHIRKLGILGAGMMGAGLAFVSAQAKLAVVLKDVKQEQLERAKAHCEQQAAELKHLDAAARQAILDRITYTLAVDDLDGCDLIIEAVFENLELKHTVTREAEPKLAKGGVWASNTSAIPIGDLAKVSSAPQNFIGLHFFSPVEKMQLVEIITTAQTSDETLARSLAYTRMIKKLPIVVGDGYGFYTTRVFSAYILEGAQLVAEGHDPVVIEWAARKAGMVVPPLQVFDEVTLSLGVKGFKQGRAYGKTLDLPAVAMIERMVEDGRAGKAAGKGFYDYGGEGRSLWPGLSQLAVGKPAADKTGVEYIARRLLTLQALEAARCVAEGIVKNPRDAEVGAIFGVGFAPNTGGPLGYIDRRGVAQFVADCDGFAGECGKRYEVPQLLRDMAKDGKTFFERV; this is translated from the coding sequence ATGAGCACCGAAACCACCAAGAACGGCATGGCCACCCTCGCGTTCGACGACGCCACCGGCGTCGCGACCATCACGCTGGCGATGGAGGGCAAGGTCAACAAGATCAACGACGACTTCGGCGCGACGCTGCATGAAGCGCTGACGTGGGCCAAGGCCCGCGCCGGCCTGCGCGGCGTGATCCTGGCCTCGGGCCACAAGGACTTCTGCGTCGGCGCCGACATCGAGCGGCTGTACCGCGAGCGCAGCGCGGCCACGATGGCCGCACGCCTGAAGGATCTGAACGGCATGTACCGCGCGCTCGAGACCCTCGGGGTCCCGGTGGTCGCGGCGCTGACCGGCAGCGCGCTCGGGGGCGGCTACGAGCTCGCGCTCGCGTGTCATCGCCGCATCGCGCTCGACGACGCGCGCGTGCAGGTCGGCCTGCCCGAGGTCGGGCTCGGCGTGCTGCCGGGCGCCGGCGGCACCCAACGCCTGCCGCGGTTGGTCGGCATCCAGACCGCGCTCGAGCACATTGCCCAAGGCAAGATCGTGCGCGCGCCCAAGGCCGTGAAGGTCGGCATGGTCGACGAGCTGGCGGCCTCGCCCGAGGCGCTGCGCACCCAGGCGGTCGCGTGGATCCACGCCAACAAGTCGTTCAAGCAGCCGTGGGATCGCGGCGCGCCGATCCCCGGCCCGCAGCCCGGCAGCGCCGAGGCGCGACAGATCTTCATGGCCGCCTCGGCGATGCTGCGCAAGAAGACCGCCGGCGTGTTCCCGGCGCCCGAGCTGGCGATCTCGGCGGTGCAAGAGGGCCTGCCGCTGAGCTTCGATCGCGCGATCGAGATCGAGAGCCGCTACTTCACCAAGCTGGCGATCTCGGACCAGGCCAAGGACATGATCCGCACGCTGTGGTTCCACCGCACCGCGGCGGAGAAGCACGACGGCCTGCCCAAGGTCGAGGACGCCCACATCCGCAAGCTCGGCATCCTCGGCGCCGGCATGATGGGCGCGGGCCTGGCGTTCGTGTCGGCGCAGGCAAAGCTGGCGGTCGTGCTCAAGGACGTCAAGCAAGAGCAGCTCGAGCGCGCCAAGGCCCACTGCGAGCAGCAGGCCGCCGAGCTCAAGCACCTCGATGCCGCCGCCCGGCAGGCGATCCTCGATCGCATCACCTACACGCTGGCGGTCGACGACCTCGACGGCTGCGATCTCATCATCGAGGCGGTGTTCGAGAACCTCGAGCTCAAGCACACGGTGACCCGCGAGGCCGAGCCCAAGCTGGCCAAGGGCGGCGTGTGGGCCAGCAACACCAGCGCGATCCCGATCGGTGATCTGGCCAAGGTCTCGAGCGCGCCGCAGAACTTCATCGGGCTGCACTTCTTCTCGCCGGTCGAGAAGATGCAGCTGGTCGAGATCATCACCACCGCGCAGACCTCCGACGAGACGCTCGCGCGCAGCCTCGCGTACACCCGCATGATCAAGAAGCTGCCGATCGTGGTCGGCGACGGCTACGGCTTCTACACCACCCGCGTGTTCTCGGCGTACATCCTCGAGGGCGCGCAGCTGGTCGCCGAGGGCCACGACCCGGTGGTGATCGAGTGGGCCGCCCGCAAGGCCGGCATGGTGGTGCCGCCGCTGCAGGTGTTCGACGAGGTCACGCTCAGCCTCGGCGTGAAGGGCTTCAAGCAGGGTCGCGCGTACGGCAAGACGCTCGACCTGCCGGCGGTCGCGATGATCGAGCGCATGGTCGAGGACGGCCGCGCGGGCAAGGCCGCGGGCAAGGGCTTCTACGACTACGGCGGCGAGGGCCGCTCGCTGTGGCCGGGGCTCTCGCAGCTCGCGGTCGGCAAGCCCGCCGCCGACAAGACCGGCGTCGAGTACATCGCACGGCGATTGCTGACGCTGCAGGCACTCGAGGCGGCGCGCTGCGTCGCCGAGGGCATCGTGAAGAACCCGCGCGACGCGGAGGTCGGCGCCATCTTCGGGGTCGGCTTTGCGCCCAACACCGGCGGCCCGCTGGGCTACATCGACCGCCGTGGCGTCGCGCAGTTCGTCGCCGACTGCGATGGCTTCGCCGGCGAGTGTGGCAAGCGCTACGAGGTGCCGCAGCTGCTGCGTGACATGGCGAAGGACGGCAAGACGTTCTTCGAGCGCGTCTAG
- a CDS encoding acetyl-CoA C-acetyltransferase: MPEAFLFDAVRSPRGRGKDNGSLYTVRPIDLLAQSLVALRDRNGLDTSQVEDVVIGCVTQTGDQGACIARFAALEAGYDVDAPGVTENRFCGSGLQAVNTAAAMVASGYFDMVVAGGIESMSRVKMGADGGAIWDPSTQWNVGSVPQGISADLLATLHGITRTDVDAFAVESQRRAAMAIETHRFDRSIVPVVDVNGLTILDRDEYPRPDTTVEKLGELQPSFAVMGRQFGLDALTKDRYPQVERIDHIHHAGNSSGIVDGAAAVLVASEAKGKAMGLKARAKIKAVSLCGTDPILMLAGPMPAARRALKKAKMEAKDIDLFEVNEAFAAVPLAFMKELGVPHDKLNVHGGAIALGHPLGATGAMLLGTVLDALEQRNLSTGLVTLCIGGGMGIATIIERV, encoded by the coding sequence GTGCGACCGATCGACCTGCTCGCGCAGTCGTTGGTCGCGCTGCGGGATCGCAACGGCCTCGACACCTCGCAGGTCGAGGACGTCGTGATCGGCTGCGTCACCCAGACCGGCGATCAGGGCGCCTGCATCGCGCGCTTCGCCGCGCTCGAGGCCGGCTACGACGTCGACGCACCGGGCGTGACCGAGAACCGCTTCTGTGGCTCGGGTCTGCAGGCGGTCAACACCGCCGCGGCGATGGTCGCCTCGGGCTACTTCGACATGGTCGTGGCCGGCGGCATCGAGAGCATGTCGCGCGTGAAGATGGGTGCCGACGGCGGCGCGATCTGGGACCCCAGCACGCAGTGGAACGTCGGCTCGGTGCCGCAGGGCATCAGCGCCGATCTGCTCGCCACGCTGCACGGCATCACCCGCACCGACGTCGACGCCTTCGCGGTCGAGAGCCAGCGCCGCGCCGCGATGGCGATCGAGACCCACCGCTTCGATCGCTCCATCGTGCCGGTGGTCGACGTCAACGGCCTCACGATCCTCGATCGCGACGAGTACCCGCGGCCCGACACCACGGTCGAGAAGCTCGGCGAGCTGCAGCCGTCGTTCGCGGTGATGGGCCGGCAGTTCGGGCTCGACGCGCTCACCAAGGATCGCTACCCGCAGGTCGAGCGCATCGATCACATCCACCATGCCGGCAACAGCTCCGGCATCGTCGACGGTGCCGCCGCGGTGCTGGTGGCCAGCGAGGCCAAGGGCAAGGCGATGGGCCTGAAGGCCCGCGCGAAGATCAAGGCGGTCTCGCTGTGCGGCACCGATCCGATCCTCATGCTGGCGGGCCCGATGCCCGCGGCTCGGCGCGCGCTGAAGAAGGCCAAGATGGAGGCGAAGGACATCGACCTCTTCGAGGTCAACGAGGCCTTCGCCGCGGTGCCGCTGGCGTTCATGAAGGAGCTCGGCGTGCCCCACGACAAGCTCAACGTCCACGGCGGCGCGATCGCCCTGGGTCACCCGCTGGGGGCCACCGGCGCGATGCTGCTCGGCACCGTGCTCGACGCGCTCGAGCAGCGCAACCTCTCCACCGGCCTGGTCACGCTGTGCATCGGCGGCGGCATGGGCATCGCCACCATCATCGAGCGGGTCTAG